A window of the Polypterus senegalus isolate Bchr_013 chromosome 4, ASM1683550v1, whole genome shotgun sequence genome harbors these coding sequences:
- the LOC120527863 gene encoding zinc finger BED domain-containing protein 4-like, with product MIQAELDLGKPLGNGDDQVMHSAGDENSAESKRARTTDEPRTVSLSDMFDEILQENNPFARQRTSSTAQQLDGYLSEVPIPRSNNPLKFWRTNQGRFPDLAQMARRYLSAPCTSTDSERLFSAASHVIDETRNRLSCEKAEKLLFIKKNLFLKK from the exons ATGATCCAGGCCGAGTTGGATTTGGGAAAGCCGCTAGGTAATGGAGACGATCAGGTGATGCACAGCGCAGGAGATGAAAACAGCGCAGAGAGTAAACGGGCTCGTACTACAGATGAGCCGCGCACAGTCTCGCTGTCTGACATGTTCGATGAGATCCTCCAAGAGAATAACCCATTTGCAAGACAGAGGACAAGCTCAACCGCTCAACAGTTAGATGGTTATCTCTCAGAAGTCCCCATCCCCAGGAGCAATAACCCTCTCAAATTTTGGAGGACCAATCAAGGCCGCTTTcccgacctggcacagatggCACGCAG GTACTTGTCTGCTCCATGCACAAGCACCGACAGCGAGAGACTGTTTAGTGCTGCATCTCATGTCATCGATGAGACGAGGAACCGACTTTCATGTGAGAAAGCAGAGAAGCTACTTTTCATAAAGAAGAACCTTTTCCTGAAGAAGTAG